One stretch of Cottoperca gobio chromosome 18, fCotGob3.1, whole genome shotgun sequence DNA includes these proteins:
- the LOC115023992 gene encoding zinc-binding protein A33, producing MERKSILKSSKRVNILKGDSSTTQSSSIGAVRWTLPEEDVQIHSSAPSRPASANNLSKPSQQHHRQNGLKDLRSLQECVQFIHHWKKQVDRVCKESTPVTDPEEGTSKKEAQDSDRRTERSLEESRKLILEWADELHHVNKLMKETPCASEREDTKSKEEDTNEEKQMRIMDWAKELQTATENCGVQSDELGKVLRLLGLKKKRLVNLLPLLEFITWSLLKDDSTKMIPQLWLLAKQRTWKAGIPRYIPNLVWSWICSAAADVILDPMTNHPWLRLSENQRAVQEDLLESDLPYSSQRFDSWPCVLGWEGYSSGRHYWEVDISKNGYWRMGLTTADSKRLGRFPMTPGQGYWVLWRSTNQFYICTKPETQLPISLVPKRVGIYLDYEEGQISFYNAETKSHIHTFTGSFRGKLYPLFAPMDGRTVMTIQHENTERESLEHSF from the exons ATGGAGAGGAAGAGTATTCTCAAATCTTCTAAAA GAGTGAACATACTAAAGGGTGACAGCAGCACCACCCAGAGCAGCTCCATCGGGGCTGTACGCTGGACCCTGCCCGAGGAAGACGTCCAGATTCACAGCTCGGCCCCCAGTAGACCCGCCAGCGCCAACAACCTCAGCAAACCCTCACAG CAACATCATCGTCAGAACGGCCTGAAGGATCTACGCAGCCTGCAGGAGTGTGTGCAGTTCATCCATCACTGGAAGAAGCAAGTGGACCGAGTCTGCAAG GAGTC CACACCAGTGACTGATCCAGAGGAGGGCACCAGTAAGAAAGAAGCCCAGGACTCAGACCGGCGTACTGAGCGCAGTCTAGAGGAGAGCAGGAAACTGATCCTGGAGTGGGCTGACGAACTCCACCATGTGAACAAG CTGATGAAGGAGACGCCCTGTGCGTCCGAGAGAGAAGACACTAAAAGTAAAGAAGAGGACACCAACGAGGAGAAACAAATGAGGATCATGGACTGGGCAAAGGAGCTGCAGACGGCGACTGAG AACTGTGGCGTGCAGAGCGACGAGCTGGGCAAAGTGTTGCGTCTGCTGGGCCTGAAGAAGAAGCGGCTGGTCAACCTGCTGCCGCTGCTGGAGTTCATCACCTGGTCTCTGCTCAAAGACGACAGCACG AAAATGATTCCGCAGTTATGGTTACTGGCAAAACAACGGACCTGGAAAGCAGGGATCCCGAGATACATCCCCAACTTAG TCTGGAGTTGGATTTGCAGTGCAGCAG CTGATGTGATTCTGGACCCCATGACTAACCACCCCTGGCTGCGGCTGTCAGAGAACCAGCGTGCGGTCCAAGAGGACCTCTTGGAGTCCGACCTGCCTTACAGCTCCCAACGCTTCGACAGCTGGCCCTGCGTGCTGGGCTGGGAGGGCTACAGCAGCGGCCGCCACTACTGGGAAGTGGACATATCCAAAAATGGCTACTGGCGCATGGGATTGACCACCGCCGACTCCAAGCGTCTCGGCCGGTTCCCCATGACCCCAGGGCAGGGCTACTGGGTCCTGTGGCGCAGCACCAACCAGTTCTACATCTGCACCAAGCCGGAAACTCAACTGCCCATCAGCCTTGTGCCCAAACGTGTCGGGATCTACTTAGACTACGAAGAGGGCCAGATCTCCTTCTACAACGCAGAAACAAAGTCCCACATCCACACCTTCACTGGAAGCTTCCGAGGGAAGCTGTACCCTCTGTTCGCCCCGATGGATGGTCGCACAGTCATGACGATCCAGCATGAAAACACTGAGAGGGAATCTTTGGAGCATTCATTTTGA